The stretch of DNA GGGTAGCGCATCTCAAAATCATTTGGCTGCATTCAAAAGAGGGCTTAGTCAAAATCAATAAAAAAAAACTTCTTGGGGACAGTCCCCCGCTGCGTTAAAGCGCCGGGGGACTGTCCCCAAATCCTCTTCCAATGAGATTTGCCGAAACAGGTTTTTTCCCAATTTCTCTCGCCCAAATGGATAATTGTCCAACATGGTGGATTTCGTGGGCTATAATATGACGCATAACCTCTCCCCAGGTGTCGGTGGCAATACTTCCATCCGGTTGGGGATCATATAAAATCAGATCCTCCATACTCTCGTCCCAATCAAGTACAAATTTCTCTACTTCCGCCCGAAATAATGCATCCAGTTTACGTACCTGTGCTAGGCTTTGGTACTCCTCAAAGCTCTCCTGAAAATCTGGCTTGCCCTGTAATACACGAATCCAGCTCCACTCCACATCGATAATGTGGAAAAGTGTATGTAATATTCCCCCTACACCTCCCGTTCGGACCCGAAGCAGTTCCTCCAACGGAACCTCTTCACACCATGATAACCACTCTTCTCTGACCTGCCAATTGTATCGGAATAGTGTTTGCATTTTTATCCCCTTCCTACTAACGCTAATCTTATCCATTTATATGAGAATCTTTTATTTAATAGAATACAGATGCAATCGTTATGTGATTAGTTTTTTCCAATAGCCCCACGCATGTAAATAGTCATCTAGATCTTGTGGATGATGTTTTACACATGAAGCTATTCTGAGATATAAACCTATAAGAACCTCTTCATATAAAATATGCGTGGATCTCTTCCCATTATTATTTAAATGACTCGCTGCTGATTCAATAACCTCTTTAGTTAGGTCTTCCGGTGAGGAACAGAAGGCATAAATTAAATCATAGAGAGGCTCACCATACACAGGAGCAGGGTCAATAACACCCGTCAGCTGTTCCGCATTCCACACAAAATTATGTACACCTAAATCTCCATGCAATAAGAAAGGAGAACTTGTGATACTTTTTCTGTTTGGACTATTTACTAATTTAACTACAAGATTTATATCCTCTTTTTCTAAATATGAATTTACTATATTAGTGGCTTCCTTTACTCTCTGAAAAAGAAACATCTGCCATGATTCGTTTGGTTCATCTGCCCATCCCCACCCAATCGGATTAGGAACCCGCTTATAATGATTCAATAGTTGATTTACGAGTGATATAAGTAGCTCCTTTTTATTATTTCCATTGTAATTGGTAAAACCAGATATGAATTCATAGACGATGTATTGATAGGAATCTTCAACATACAAAAGCTTAGGCAACAGGTTCTCGTCTTTATAGAAATCTAGAAAGTTAGCCTCCGCTTGAAGAATTTGGGGCTCATTTCCTTTAACCACAAATCTTGCCCCAGTACTGTTACTAAGCAGGTACAGTTGGCTAACCGTCCCGCCCTTCAAGGGTTCACACTTAACATCACTAGTGGGAATGATACTTTTACTAATTAAATCTCTAATGATTCTTTCAATATCCATGGCTGCTCCTTTCATCTGGAATGTAGACTACCAATCTGTTCCCAGCCATAAATAAGTTCATTAAACTCCTCGCCACCCATTTCTATCTTGATGGAATCTATCCTTTTTCCCCCTAAAGCCTCATAAAAAAGCCGGGAGTTATTTTCTTCGAGCACACATACAAGCATGGATTCAATTTGTTGATCTTGGAGTTCTTTGATAATTGGTTTTACTAACGCTTTACCCAGCCCTCTGCCTTGATACTCTTGTAAAATATAAATCGCATATAATTCACCCGAAAAACCAGGGTATTCTCCTGATCTTTCTTTTCCTCCAGATGAAAAACCAACGATTGTTCCTTCATCATTTTCGGCAACATAGACACCGCCGTTTGGAATACCGCTAATCCACATTTTCTCACGTTTTTCATAGGATAATTGATTTAAATAGTCTTCAGCAATAATGTTTGCATAGGTAGTCCGCCATGAATCCACATGAACTTTCGCTATTCCCTTTGCATCGGATAAAACAGCTTTTCTTATATTCACAAAAGCACCTCACTTATGATCCCCTCTAAAACATATAAATTCCTCAATGGGATTCAACATTCCTGCACAATTTAAGTTAAAAATGGACAAACTACAGGAAGATAGTTTGTGGACTTAGAGGTGAAAGCATTGAAACAAATCGTTTTAATCAGACATGGGCAAAGTCTTTATAATCTAGAAAACCGCTTTACTGGCTGGACAGACGTTGACCTTACTGATAACGGCTACAGCGAGGCAAGAGAAGCTGGAGCTATTTTAAAGAAACATGGATTTATTTTTGACGTAGCTCATACTTCCGTTTTAAAAAGAGCCATTAGAACGTTATGGATTCTGCTTCATGAGATGGATCTCATGTGGATTCCTGTATATAAATCCTGGAGATTAAACGAAAGACATTATGGTGCATTACAGGGGATGAATAAAGATGAAGTTATCGCGCATTATGGGGAAACACAAGTCAATGAATGGAGACGTTCAGCCAGCATTCGGCCTCCACTCATATCACCAGAGGGTCATGCTGTAGATCAAAAAGATCCTAAATTTGCACAATTGAATCCAGAGAATATTCCCCTCACAGAAAGTCTTCTAGATACTGAAGAACGCACTTTGGTGTATTGGCATAGTACCATTGTTCCAAACTTGCAAAACAATCAACGAGTCATCGTTTCTGCTCATGGGAACACATTAAGGGCACTGGTGAAATATCTAGACAATATTCCCGATGATGGGGTCGTGAGTCTCAATATTCCTAATAGCATTCCCCTTGTCTATGAGTTAGACGACGATTTACACCCAATAAGACACTACTATCTTGACCAATATGGCGAGGTTCCCGAAGGTACAATCCCACGTCATATGGATTTGAATAATCCTGAAACATACGATTGGATTGGCTAATTAATAACACCTAGATGGAGAATTAATATGTTTTGGTTTCCATCATGGAATTATTAATTCGGACACCATGTGCAAATTTCACATGGTGCCTGACACCCTCATAGTAGGCCAAATAGATTAGCAATTTTTATAGTAAAATATCGTTGCAGCTAATTCACCATTAGCTGATTTCGCATAGTTCGGAATTCGCCCCGCTTGAATATAACCTAACAAACTATAGAGTCTATTCGACGGATCCCCTTCTCTTGTATCGAGAACAATTAATGATCGCTCCATTTGTTTTGCAGTTTCCTCGGCCTTTTGCATCAGTAAACGACCGATACCGTTACGACGGTATTCAGGGTGTGTCATTAATTTCGCAATTTCTGCCCGATGGCTTCCATTCTGTTTCGTCGATAAGTGTAACTGTATACTTCCAACAATATGATTGTTTAATTTAGCCACAAATAAAATCACATCTGGGCTAAGAACGTTTTTCCAATAGTTCGCTGCATCCTGTTTCCTCATTGGTGGCAAAAAGCCTATTGAGGCTCCATCATCTACTACTTTTACTAAAAGTTCCGAAAGCTCATCAAGATGTTCTTCAATCCACTTTAGTTCTGCGATCTTCAATTCACTACCCAAGACAACCACCTCTATGTTTTTCGTATAATAAGCTAGACGAAGTTGCTTCTAATTAGTTTCGTTTAAAAACAACAAAAAAGCACAAGATAGTGAAATATCTCGTACTTTTATAAAATCCGTTCTTAAATTTTCGATTCAATAGGTTCTTTTTTCTTGACCAACTCATAAAAGAGGGCAGTAGTGGTCTGAATAACTAAAAATACAACTAATGAATACTTCATGGTATAACCATGCTGGTAATGTGTTAGCCCCATAAATCCCGACACTTTTTCCAGCACTAATCCCATTACACACCAACCTAGGACATAGAAAACAAATATTTTTTTACCAATTTTTAATCTTTCATAAAAGTAGATGAAAAAATAGCTAAACGGTGCAAATAAAAAGTAGGTAAGTAAATCAAACAGCTCATATTTGTTAGAATCATTCACCC from Bacillus sp. SLBN-46 encodes:
- a CDS encoding phosphotransferase produces the protein MDIERIIRDLISKSIIPTSDVKCEPLKGGTVSQLYLLSNSTGARFVVKGNEPQILQAEANFLDFYKDENLLPKLLYVEDSYQYIVYEFISGFTNYNGNNKKELLISLVNQLLNHYKRVPNPIGWGWADEPNESWQMFLFQRVKEATNIVNSYLEKEDINLVVKLVNSPNRKSITSSPFLLHGDLGVHNFVWNAEQLTGVIDPAPVYGEPLYDLIYAFCSSPEDLTKEVIESAASHLNNNGKRSTHILYEEVLIGLYLRIASCVKHHPQDLDDYLHAWGYWKKLIT
- a CDS encoding DinB family protein, with product MQTLFRYNWQVREEWLSWCEEVPLEELLRVRTGGVGGILHTLFHIIDVEWSWIRVLQGKPDFQESFEEYQSLAQVRKLDALFRAEVEKFVLDWDESMEDLILYDPQPDGSIATDTWGEVMRHIIAHEIHHVGQLSIWAREIGKKPVSANLIGRGFGDSPPAL
- the gpmA gene encoding 2,3-diphosphoglycerate-dependent phosphoglycerate mutase, producing MKQIVLIRHGQSLYNLENRFTGWTDVDLTDNGYSEAREAGAILKKHGFIFDVAHTSVLKRAIRTLWILLHEMDLMWIPVYKSWRLNERHYGALQGMNKDEVIAHYGETQVNEWRRSASIRPPLISPEGHAVDQKDPKFAQLNPENIPLTESLLDTEERTLVYWHSTIVPNLQNNQRVIVSAHGNTLRALVKYLDNIPDDGVVSLNIPNSIPLVYELDDDLHPIRHYYLDQYGEVPEGTIPRHMDLNNPETYDWIG
- a CDS encoding GNAT family N-acetyltransferase, producing MNIRKAVLSDAKGIAKVHVDSWRTTYANIIAEDYLNQLSYEKREKMWISGIPNGGVYVAENDEGTIVGFSSGGKERSGEYPGFSGELYAIYILQEYQGRGLGKALVKPIIKELQDQQIESMLVCVLEENNSRLFYEALGGKRIDSIKIEMGGEEFNELIYGWEQIGSLHSR
- a CDS encoding GNAT family N-acetyltransferase, translating into MGSELKIAELKWIEEHLDELSELLVKVVDDGASIGFLPPMRKQDAANYWKNVLSPDVILFVAKLNNHIVGSIQLHLSTKQNGSHRAEIAKLMTHPEYRRNGIGRLLMQKAEETAKQMERSLIVLDTREGDPSNRLYSLLGYIQAGRIPNYAKSANGELAATIFYYKNC